The genomic DNA CGGCGACCGTGCGAGCGCTCTTCGAGAGCGACACCGACCCGGAGTCGACTCGTGCGGTGTCGACGCTCTTTGCGGACCTCAAACGGGAGTTCAACGAGCAGTACCCCGACGCAGAAATCTCCGTTGGAGGAGCCGACGACCTCGTCGTCCGGGCAGACGACCGGCTAAAGGTCGCACTCCGGGAAGCCGTCGACAACGCCATCGTCCACAACAGCCGGGAACCGGCCGTCGTCAGTATCAGCGCCACAGCGGACGAAGCTACCACCGCCGGCGACTGGGTCGAAATCGATATTGCCGACAATGGCCCCGGTATCCCCACACACGAGCGGGAGGCCATCGAATCCGGCAAGGAGACGCCGCTGGTGCATGCGACCGGACTGGGACTGTGGCTCGTCTACTGGGTCGTCGCCGCCTTCGGTGGCGAGGTTCGCTTCGCGGAAAACGACCCTCGCGGCAGCGTCGTCACGCTCCGGCTTCCGGCGAGAAACCCCGAGTTCACAGCCGGCGCGTGACAGCCTCGCCGACGAGCGGCGCGACGAGAACACCCGCGACAACGACGCTCATTCCGAGGAAGCTGACGTAGGGGGCCGGCTCAACGAAATAGAGGGCCGCAAACCCGCTGGCAAAGGCGAGGCCGACGGCAGTCGAGACCGCGCCGCCGAGCAGTGTCGTCTCCTCGTGGGCGACCGCGCCGCCGACGATTCCCCACGCTATCCTCGCTCCGAGTGTGCCGCCGAGGGCCAACATCGTGTCCTGTCCGTAGTGGATTGCTGCGCCGACGACGGCGACAAGAAGCGCTATCATCATCGCCCGCCCGGGCGCGTCCCCGCGCCCGCAAAGCCGGTAGACGGCCGCGAGGTAGCCGCCACCGAGCGCCAGCCCGACGAGAATGTCAACGAGGTAGTGGACGCCGATGACGACCCGCGACAGCGGAATCAGCAGACAGAGCAGTCCCGCAACGGCGTAGCCACGCCGGCTATCAATAAGCAGCGCCAGACCGCCGTAGACGACGATGGCGGCGACCGCATGGCCGCTCGGAAAGCCGAAGCCGTCGGCGGCGGCGACCTGAGCGTGAGCCGACGGCGGCAGCATCGTGAGCAGTCCCGCTGCTGTCGGTTCAGCCGCGCCAGCGGGGCGCGGCAGTCGCAGCC from Natronomonas pharaonis DSM 2160 includes the following:
- a CDS encoding phosphatase PAP2 family protein; the protein is MSRAIGETATVAGLPEWVVSAAVVVTALGDVWFVFLFLGVLYWFGSALPGPVSLSRPHSAFAVALALGGLALTTALKEWLRLPRPAGAAEPTAAGLLTMLPPSAHAQVAAADGFGFPSGHAVAAIVVYGGLALLIDSRRGYAVAGLLCLLIPLSRVVIGVHYLVDILVGLALGGGYLAAVYRLCGRGDAPGRAMMIALLVAVVGAAIHYGQDTMLALGGTLGARIAWGIVGGAVAHEETTLLGGAVSTAVGLAFASGFAALYFVEPAPYVSFLGMSVVVAGVLVAPLVGEAVTRRL